A portion of the Mesobacillus sp. AQ2 genome contains these proteins:
- a CDS encoding Fur family transcriptional regulator, whose product MENRIERIKKQLHSSSYKLTPQREATVRVLLEHEEDHLSAEDVYLLVKEKSPEIGLATVYRTLELLTELKIVDKINFGDGVSRYDLRQEGAAHFHHHLVCIECGAVDEIQDDLLEDVEEIVERDWKFKIKDHRLTFHGICHRCQEKDTAETE is encoded by the coding sequence ATGGAAAACAGGATCGAGAGAATTAAGAAACAGCTGCATTCGTCCAGCTATAAATTAACGCCGCAGCGCGAGGCTACCGTCCGCGTATTGCTTGAACATGAAGAAGACCACTTAAGTGCTGAAGATGTTTATTTGCTTGTCAAAGAGAAATCTCCTGAAATCGGACTGGCGACAGTTTACCGGACACTTGAACTGCTGACTGAACTGAAAATTGTTGATAAAATCAATTTCGGGGATGGTGTGTCCCGATATGATCTCCGCCAGGAAGGCGCTGCCCATTTCCATCATCACCTTGTCTGCATTGAGTGCGGAGCTGTAGATGAAATCCAGGACGATCTTCTGGAGGATGTTGAAGAAATCGTTGAAAGAGACTGGAAATTCAAGATTAAAGACCACCGCCTTACTTTCCACGGCATTTGTCACAGATGCCAGGAGAAAGATACGGCAGAAACAGAATAA
- the xerD gene encoding site-specific tyrosine recombinase XerD, protein MEDRLDDFIHFLVVEKGLSKNTIVSYKRDLNSYIHYLKNVEQLGELNGVQRPQIVHFLKFLKDSGKSSKTLARHIASIRAFHHFLLREKAVDHDPTVHIESPQHERSLPKVLSMEEVETLLESPKLSDPFGYRDKAMLEMMYATGIRVSELIGLKLSDVHLTMGFVRCMGKGSKERIIPIGKTASDAIEEYLEKGRPKLASKKHKDDSLFLNHHGKGLSRQGFWKILKRLTADAGIEKELTPHTLRHSFATHLLENGADLRAVQEMLGHADISTTQIYTHVTKTRLKDVYTKFHPRA, encoded by the coding sequence ATGGAAGACAGGCTTGACGACTTTATCCACTTTCTGGTTGTTGAAAAGGGACTATCAAAGAATACGATTGTCTCCTATAAACGCGATTTGAATAGTTATATTCACTATCTGAAAAATGTTGAACAGCTTGGGGAATTAAATGGAGTCCAGCGGCCGCAAATTGTACACTTCCTTAAGTTTTTAAAAGACTCGGGTAAATCCTCGAAGACCCTGGCCAGGCATATTGCCTCCATCCGGGCTTTTCATCATTTTCTCCTGCGGGAAAAGGCGGTCGACCATGATCCAACCGTCCATATTGAAAGTCCACAGCATGAGCGTTCTTTGCCTAAGGTGCTGAGCATGGAAGAGGTCGAGACGCTTTTAGAAAGCCCGAAACTTTCCGACCCTTTTGGGTATCGGGACAAAGCGATGCTTGAGATGATGTATGCTACGGGTATCCGTGTCAGTGAACTGATCGGACTAAAGCTGTCCGATGTGCACCTGACGATGGGATTTGTCCGCTGCATGGGCAAAGGGAGTAAGGAAAGGATCATTCCGATAGGGAAGACGGCTTCAGATGCGATCGAAGAGTACCTCGAAAAAGGAAGGCCAAAACTGGCTTCGAAAAAACATAAGGATGACTCTTTATTCTTAAATCATCATGGAAAAGGGTTGTCACGACAAGGGTTCTGGAAAATCCTCAAGCGGCTGACAGCAGACGCAGGAATCGAAAAAGAATTGACACCGCATACGCTGAGGCATTCATTTGCAACCCACCTGCTTGAAAATGGAGCAGATCTTCGCGCAGTCCAGGAAATGCTGGGACATGCAGACATATCAACGACGCAAATCTATACCCATGTTACAAAGACAAGGTTGAAGGATGTTTATACGAAGTTCCATCCCCGAGCATAG
- a CDS encoding purine-nucleoside phosphorylase: protein MDYNQIQTAASYINEKLTQQPKIGLILGSGLGVLADDIVNPVKIPYNEIPGFPVSTVEGHAGQLVCGQLSGVEVIAMQGRFHYYEGYSMDKVTFPIRVMKELGIEKLIVTNAAGGVNESFEPGDLMIITDHINNMGTNPLIGPNDSRFGVRFPDMSEAYSKNLRAVAKEVAEKNNLTIKEGVYLGNPGPVYETPAEVRMIRTLGGDAVGMSTVPEVIVAKHSGIEVLGISCISNMAAGILDQPLSHDEVIETTEKVKSSFLLLVNEIVKTVGQK from the coding sequence ATGGATTATAATCAAATTCAAACAGCAGCATCGTATATCAATGAGAAATTAACTCAGCAGCCTAAAATCGGTTTGATTCTTGGCTCTGGGCTGGGAGTCCTGGCAGACGACATTGTGAACCCGGTCAAGATTCCTTACAACGAAATCCCGGGATTCCCGGTTTCAACAGTTGAGGGGCATGCCGGACAGTTAGTTTGCGGACAGCTTAGCGGCGTTGAAGTTATCGCAATGCAGGGGCGCTTCCATTATTATGAAGGCTATAGCATGGATAAGGTCACTTTCCCAATCCGTGTCATGAAGGAACTAGGGATAGAAAAGCTCATTGTTACAAACGCAGCTGGAGGAGTGAATGAAAGCTTCGAACCAGGAGATTTGATGATCATTACTGACCATATAAACAATATGGGCACAAACCCATTGATCGGGCCGAATGATTCACGTTTTGGCGTTCGCTTCCCGGATATGAGTGAAGCTTATTCCAAGAATTTAAGAGCGGTTGCGAAAGAAGTTGCTGAAAAGAACAACCTTACAATCAAAGAGGGCGTTTATCTTGGAAATCCTGGACCAGTCTATGAAACGCCTGCCGAAGTAAGAATGATTCGTACGCTAGGCGGAGACGCAGTCGGAATGTCAACAGTGCCTGAAGTCATTGTGGCAAAACATTCCGGAATTGAAGTGCTTGGCATTTCCTGCATTTCAAACATGGCAGCAGGAATCCTTGATCAGCCATTAAGCCATGATGAAGTAATTGAGACAACTGAAAAAGTGAAATCCAGCTTTCTTTTACTTGTGAATGAGATTGTAAAAACAGTAGGCCAAAAATAA
- a CDS encoding YqzK family protein, with the protein MKSWFGMVMHTLKVFILFTGCTILFYYGIMWINEEYESYHRYDAPEGAAIKVSGTFDEKEGSMLERLILFYLNGE; encoded by the coding sequence ATGAAATCGTGGTTCGGAATGGTCATGCATACATTAAAGGTGTTCATTTTGTTCACTGGATGCACAATTCTATTTTATTATGGTATCATGTGGATTAACGAAGAATATGAAAGTTATCATCGGTATGATGCACCTGAAGGGGCAGCCATCAAGGTGTCAGGAACCTTTGATGAAAAAGAAGGAAGCATGCTTGAAAGGCTGATACTGTTTTATCTGAATGGAGAGTAA
- the mciZ gene encoding Z-ring formation inhibitor MciZ — protein MKVYVHGQGFTIAGKAWEIKAILKEYGKKHHLVKDWVEAVSQSVGRPD, from the coding sequence ATGAAAGTGTACGTGCATGGTCAAGGCTTCACGATTGCTGGCAAAGCGTGGGAAATCAAAGCGATTTTAAAAGAGTATGGCAAAAAGCATCATCTTGTGAAAGACTGGGTTGAAGCAGTCAGTCAGTCGGTGGGCCGTCCAGATTAG
- the deoB gene encoding phosphopentomutase — protein sequence MSNTYKRVFLIVMDSVGIGEAPDAEKFGDNGSHTLGHIGEKMNGLNMPNMGKLGLSNIEEIKGISPAAKPMAFYTKMQEASNGKDTMTGHWEIMGLNIQTPFQVFPDGFPDELISELESRTGRKVIGNKPASGTEILVELGEEHMKTGALIVYTSADSVLQIAAHEEIVPIEELYDICKIARELTLDEKYMVGRVIARPFLGQPGDFKRTSNRHDYALKPFGRTVMNELKDEGLDVLAIGKISDIYDGEGVTESLRTVSNMDGMDKLLQTLGQDFTGLSFLNLVDFDALFGHRRDPEGYGKALEEYDARLPEVFEKLKEDDLLIITADHGNDPVHYGTDHTREYVPLLVYSKGMQEGKELPVRKTFADIGATVAENFNVKMPEHGTSFLKELN from the coding sequence ATGTCGAATACATATAAAAGAGTATTTTTGATTGTGATGGATTCAGTCGGGATCGGAGAGGCTCCTGACGCAGAGAAGTTTGGAGACAATGGTTCCCATACACTTGGCCATATCGGAGAGAAAATGAACGGACTGAACATGCCGAATATGGGCAAGCTGGGCCTTAGCAATATCGAAGAAATTAAAGGTATCAGCCCTGCTGCGAAGCCAATGGCGTTCTATACAAAGATGCAAGAGGCATCGAACGGCAAGGATACCATGACAGGACATTGGGAAATCATGGGCTTGAACATCCAGACTCCTTTCCAGGTTTTCCCTGATGGTTTCCCTGATGAACTGATTTCCGAACTGGAATCACGCACTGGCAGAAAGGTCATCGGAAACAAGCCGGCAAGCGGAACCGAGATCCTTGTTGAACTAGGTGAGGAGCATATGAAGACAGGAGCTTTGATAGTGTACACGTCCGCAGATTCAGTGTTGCAGATTGCGGCACACGAAGAGATTGTCCCGATCGAAGAACTGTATGATATTTGCAAGATCGCCCGGGAACTGACACTCGATGAAAAGTACATGGTAGGCAGAGTCATCGCAAGACCTTTCCTTGGTCAGCCAGGTGACTTCAAACGTACTTCCAATCGCCATGATTATGCGCTCAAGCCATTTGGCAGAACGGTCATGAATGAGTTGAAGGATGAAGGTCTTGATGTGCTGGCGATTGGTAAAATTTCCGATATCTATGATGGTGAAGGTGTAACAGAATCCCTTCGTACAGTTTCAAATATGGACGGAATGGATAAGCTGCTCCAGACTTTGGGTCAGGACTTCACAGGACTGAGCTTCCTGAACCTTGTTGATTTCGATGCACTGTTCGGACATCGCCGCGACCCGGAAGGCTACGGTAAAGCCCTTGAAGAGTACGATGCCCGACTTCCTGAAGTCTTTGAAAAATTGAAAGAAGATGACCTGCTCATTATCACTGCAGATCACGGTAATGATCCTGTTCACTACGGAACAGACCACACACGCGAATATGTGCCGCTCCTTGTTTATTCAAAGGGAATGCAAGAAGGAAAAGAACTGCCGGTACGTAAGACCTTTGCTGACATTGGAGCGACGGTTGCGGAAAACTTTAACGTAAAAATGCCTGAGCACGGAACTAGCTTCCTGAAGGAATTGAACTAA
- a CDS encoding NUDIX hydrolase codes for MKSLEEKTLKTEQIFTGKVISLQVDEVELPNGKTSKREIIKHPGAVAVIPVTDDNKIIMVEQYRKALERTIVEIPAGKLEAGEKPEICAARELEEETGYECASMEWMISFYTSPGFADEIIHVYKATGLAKKANPAAADEDEFVNLIEVSLEEAIQLVKEQKIYDAKTAYAVQHLQLQEALGK; via the coding sequence ATGAAATCTCTTGAAGAAAAAACATTGAAGACAGAACAGATTTTCACAGGAAAAGTCATCAGCCTGCAGGTAGACGAGGTGGAATTGCCGAACGGGAAAACTTCTAAACGGGAAATCATCAAGCATCCCGGTGCAGTGGCGGTGATTCCGGTTACTGATGACAATAAAATCATCATGGTCGAACAATACAGAAAGGCGCTTGAAAGGACCATCGTCGAAATACCGGCAGGAAAGCTCGAGGCTGGTGAAAAGCCGGAAATATGCGCTGCCCGTGAGCTTGAAGAAGAAACCGGTTATGAATGCGCCAGCATGGAGTGGATGATCTCCTTCTATACGTCTCCAGGGTTCGCAGATGAAATCATCCATGTCTATAAAGCAACCGGACTTGCGAAAAAAGCCAACCCGGCAGCAGCAGACGAAGACGAATTTGTCAATTTGATTGAAGTAAGTCTTGAAGAAGCCATCCAACTGGTAAAAGAACAAAAAATATATGATGCAAAAACGGCATATGCTGTACAGCATTTGCAATTGCAAGAGGCATTGGGTAAATAA
- the spoIIM gene encoding stage II sporulation protein M, whose product MKKRRYQDVAVSHLREYSSIYLFVVVLFLMGVIFGAVIVNSLSFTQKEDLFYYLSQFFGQAASGKVADGQDLFLQSFMHNGKFIGLIWILGVSIIGLPVILVLLFMKGMVVGFTVGFLVNQMQWDGFMLSFVSILPQNFIIIPVFIITAAMAVTFSLKMIRNQFMKKISQPIMPQFFRYIFSFLAALVFLAVAAGIEAYLSPSLLKAVINSLN is encoded by the coding sequence ATGAAGAAACGAAGGTACCAGGACGTCGCAGTAAGCCATTTACGAGAATATTCCTCAATCTATCTTTTTGTCGTTGTCCTTTTTCTGATGGGCGTCATCTTTGGGGCAGTAATTGTGAATAGCCTCAGTTTCACTCAAAAGGAAGATTTATTCTATTATCTATCACAATTTTTTGGCCAGGCTGCTTCCGGTAAAGTAGCTGATGGACAGGATTTGTTTTTGCAAAGCTTTATGCATAATGGAAAGTTCATAGGCCTGATCTGGATTTTGGGGGTTTCCATCATCGGGCTTCCGGTTATCCTGGTTCTTTTATTCATGAAAGGAATGGTGGTCGGTTTCACAGTCGGCTTTCTTGTGAACCAGATGCAGTGGGACGGTTTCATGCTGTCATTTGTATCCATCCTGCCGCAAAACTTCATCATCATTCCTGTTTTCATCATTACTGCAGCGATGGCAGTCACATTTTCCTTGAAAATGATCAGGAATCAGTTCATGAAAAAAATCAGCCAGCCGATCATGCCTCAATTTTTTAGATATATCTTTTCTTTTTTAGCCGCACTTGTGTTTCTGGCAGTGGCAGCCGGAATCGAAGCATATTTATCCCCGTCATTATTGAAGGCTGTTATCAACTCGCTAAATTAA
- a CDS encoding endonuclease Q family protein, which translates to MREYFVDLHIHIGRTKSGRAVKITGAKSLTFSNIIRHARDYKGMDMIGIIDSHSPEVLDEMQNLLIAGELEEHPDGGLNYGGMSIILGSELEINDESTQGPLHVLCYLPTLKTMRMFSMWLENHLKNITLSSQRIYVTGRELQRKVKELGGIFIPAHVFTPFKSLYGKGVKHSLTEVFDPEMIDGIELGLSSDTMMADQLSEIHRYPFVTNSDAHSLAKIAREYQKIEMKEPSFGELALALKESAGRRIKANYGLDPQLGKYHHTVCANCLTPIPTIDEVCRQCGSGKIVKGVADRIRELKTADGNKPGRPPYIHQVPLEFIPGLGPKMLEKLMDHFGTEMAVLHSVPLDSLKQLIPEKTAITIDKARKGQLGFLAGGGGKYGKIADM; encoded by the coding sequence ATGCGGGAATACTTTGTCGATCTTCATATCCATATAGGCAGGACGAAATCGGGCAGGGCAGTGAAAATCACCGGAGCAAAGTCATTGACCTTCAGCAATATTATCCGGCATGCCAGGGATTATAAAGGGATGGACATGATCGGGATCATTGACAGCCATTCACCTGAGGTACTTGATGAAATGCAGAATTTGCTAATCGCAGGTGAACTTGAGGAACATCCCGATGGCGGCTTGAACTATGGCGGGATGAGCATCATCCTCGGGTCGGAACTTGAGATCAATGATGAGAGCACACAGGGGCCACTCCATGTCTTGTGCTACCTGCCAACCCTAAAAACCATGAGAATGTTTTCGATGTGGCTGGAGAATCACTTGAAAAACATTACCTTAAGCTCGCAGAGAATATATGTTACCGGGCGTGAATTGCAGAGGAAAGTAAAGGAACTTGGGGGGATTTTCATCCCTGCACATGTTTTTACTCCTTTTAAAAGCTTGTATGGAAAAGGTGTAAAACATTCTTTAACAGAAGTATTTGATCCCGAGATGATTGATGGCATCGAGCTGGGGTTAAGCTCAGATACAATGATGGCCGATCAGCTTTCCGAAATCCATCGTTATCCTTTTGTCACGAACTCGGATGCCCATTCCCTAGCGAAAATCGCTAGAGAATACCAGAAGATTGAAATGAAAGAGCCTTCTTTTGGTGAATTGGCACTAGCACTAAAGGAATCTGCAGGAAGACGGATAAAAGCAAATTACGGCCTGGATCCGCAACTCGGAAAATACCATCATACCGTCTGTGCAAACTGCCTGACTCCTATTCCGACCATTGATGAGGTCTGCAGGCAATGTGGCTCTGGCAAAATCGTCAAAGGGGTTGCTGACAGGATACGCGAACTCAAGACAGCAGATGGGAATAAGCCTGGGAGGCCGCCATATATCCATCAGGTTCCACTAGAGTTCATTCCTGGTCTTGGGCCGAAAATGCTGGAAAAGCTAATGGATCATTTCGGAACAGAAATGGCAGTCCTTCACTCTGTCCCTCTAGACTCCTTGAAACAGCTGATTCCTGAAAAGACGGCAATCACAATAGACAAGGCAAGAAAAGGACAACTTGGCTTCCTGGCTGGGGGCGGAGGAAAGTATGGGAAAATAGCAGATATGTAA